The Apodemus sylvaticus chromosome 18, mApoSyl1.1, whole genome shotgun sequence genome includes the window TAAACAGATAAGATTAAATATTTATCTCGTGTGCCTTCCTGTTAAGGATTCATTGCGCTTCCCAGGCTATAAATCAGAAGACCAACAGACAATGTGCTCAGGATTCAGGAACAGTTTGGAGCTCCCAGTAGTTTACATGTGAGACACCTGCTTGCAGCATTTAGGTAGATGTGAGTTGTGCCCAGGAAGAGGAAGATAACATTACAAAGTCTCTGAGTTACACTGGAGTAATGGTGATACTCAGGATCCCATGATAGGCACGCCTGTGAAGTGTCTCTACTATGACCATAGTTCTAGTCACACCCCCTTCAGTGTATGGACATAATGGTGCCAAACTGGTCTGTGGAAATGGGTCTGAGGCCAGGTTAGGAGAACATGGGATAGGTAGACCTTGCATTCAACCCTGGTATTGTTCTTCACATACAATGAGCATAGCGCAGAAAGTTACTCGGGGACATCTGCTGTCTAAATTATGAAGTTGGTAGCCTCTGCTGGTGGTTCATAATAGACATGCCAGACTGCAAAGGGCACCACAGCCCTGAACTTGGTATAAGCTTTCCTTGTCCTCCAACTAAGAGCAAGCAGGAAGCTACATTCAACCCTGAATAAGGTACAAGTTGTTTTTCAGGCTACAAAATCTCCACCTTACGTTGCACCTGACATTCTGAGTCCTTTACTCatgaaattagaaaattagaTCTACAATCTCATTCTCTTATGACACATACATTACAAAACATGGCTTTGTAAGCCTGGGAATTATGTATAGATTTTCGAATCTTTGGTTCGATATATGAAAACATTATCATATATCTTCAAATGTTTTACTATCTGTGGGAAACAAGCTATTGTATTATAGTCTCAATGATATTCTGTTCTGGGAGGATGAAAGTGTAAAGTCTTCATATATTTGCTTCAAAGCAGCAGTTTTGAGCAGCTCTATGACAGAGCTGTATAGTATGTATAGAGGTTCCATGATATGTTGGTCCTATAGGACTACTTGAAATTACATCACAACTACTTCCATTTATATCCAGCTCCTGAAGGCTGTAAACAGGAAAAACAGACCGAGTGGAAAGATTTGGTACAGAAGAAAGTCACCTTCATCAATGCCTTCGTCAACGGTGAGTCTGTGGGTTCCTGGTCCTACTGGATGGGTATAGATTTCTGCACAGGAGACTTGAGAATTTCTGCCTAAAACAGCTTCTGTTCCTTCTACAGATCATGAGCACCGGTACTGTGACTCTCCTACAAGCGTGTGCCTGAGGAGGAAAACAAAGTGTACTCGTATGCCGGGGTTGTGTCCTGGGAGAAGCTTCTGCTGTGTGAGAACCATGACCTGAGGGATTTATATACCTTTCCTGTCCTTCATGAATTATACCAGAATACTGAGCCCCCTTGTGTCATTCTCTTTATTTACTAATTTTCAGTCAACCGTTGAGTACCTATTATGTATCTAAACTGTGCTGTTGAGTTGGAGACAAAACTCAAGGTCAACTTTAATAAGAAACTCACAGACATCAAAATTGTATCCAGGGACAGATCAAAGTCATCTACCGGGTGAGATCATGCCTGAGCCAAACCGTAAGAGTTAAGGGCTATCCAGGCAAAATTGAAGTCATCTAAATATTTTCTGATGTAAAGGGAATATGTATGGCTTTCACACCAGAATTATGATGGCTATCATGGGGGAATTTCGAAACTAAGCCAAGACAGACAAAATATGCAAAGGATTGGTTGACATTTGGAGCACATCAGATACTACGCTAAGTGCATCTAGGTTGTGTTTTGTATTGTGAAGTAACCCTGGAGAGTTTTTAGTTCTAATCCTTTTAAGAATAGTGCCAAAGACATTCAATTGGGCTTAGggaagagacaaggatggatggaACAGGATAGCATAAACCTAGGACTTGGGTGATGGAGTCAGCAGAATCAGGAGGtttaagatcatcctcagctacatatttTGAAGGTAACCCAGGCCACATGAGACTCTGTACcgaaaaataaagggaaaataaaagataTGCAGGAAATGGGTTTGGGCCTTAGAGATGTAGGATCTGGAGGAAAACTTCCCTTGTTGGCTAGTGGAAATTAGGTTCTGGTGTGGAGTTCTAAAGTATGATTTAAGCAGGAGGTGGTTATTCAAGAGACCTCAGGGCTCATCCTCTATAGCAGATGAGGTGGTATTCACCATGAGAACACCGGGGTAGCAGAGAGTGGGTGAGGAACAGCCACCTTCAAGGTGTGGACACAGGTTAGACACTAAAAAGACATTGCCTAAGTTCCCGGAGCCGAGGATGTCAAACAAAGAGGAAGATGAAAGCCCTCTGTGGGACTGAGGCAAAGCTATGAGGGCTTCGCTTATAACCATCCTGGTAAGCTGCCTTCGGATGTACAGATCAGCTGCAGCACAAACTTGCTAAAGATCAATGAGATTGAAAACATCTTATCTATATCTTCAGTTCTGATGTCTCCTAGGTATTCATGCGCAGCTGGAGTATAGATCACTGAATATTGTGTTTGGCCTCTATCTTATCTTCTTTGTAGGATCAGTTGAGTTTTTAgaaggtggattttttttcttactctgCCTGGACTGTGAAGAACAGGCCCTCCAGAACTGTTCACAAGCCCTATTGGTAAGGATTGATGAATTCTAAATGCTCTGGTAAAGAGACAGGTTCTGAATTCCTTAGGTCATCAAGTGGAATAAGGCTTAGTGagttatagaaaataatttatgaaaatggAAAGACAGTTGAGTGTAATAGATATCCCTGTTGTAGACTTAtggagccctgagtttgaatcaTGGGACCGTGTGAAAGCTGGATGTAGTGACCGGTTCTTGTAACCTTACTGTCAGGCACAGTCAGAGGGGAAGCACAAGGGCCTCGGGTCAGTCAAAGATTTCATCTCAAACAATAAGGAGGAGAGTGCAAGAGGAAGTGCCAGAGGCAGAGTCTGGTGTGCTAAACAAGACTCTGactttcacatacacatgcacaagtaaacacatgtgtacacatttgcatcacccccaacacacacacacacacacaaactaaatcaGTCCAATCATGATTGACTCTGTCTTTAGGTCTCTCTTTCTAATATTTCAGGACATTTTATGTATTCTAAAACCTCTGGATAATTTAACCTATCTGTTATTTCCTGGTTAACTTGACATTTCTCCAGGGGAATGTGCAAGATTAGCTCCTCAGAGGCAGCTCCGCCAGCTTCCTGAGGGTTCATGGGGACAGTCACTGGTGACTCCATCTCAAGTTTACAGCTGCTCATTAAACTCGTGTCTTAGTTATTGTTCTATTACTGTGACGaagtaccatgaccaaggcaagttacagaagaaagcattgaACTGGGGACTTGTTTACACTTTCCGAGGGTTAGTTGATGATCTTTACTGTGGGAAGCTCagaagcaggaaggcaggcatgaCTCTGGAGCAGTTCCTAACAAGACTCACAATTATaggtagaaagaggaagaggagagggagggagaaaagagaggaagggaggagaggaggagtgagggggtagagggaagggggagggggaggagagggggaggagggagagggagagagaagagaccgTACCTCCTGTGAGCtgttgaaacttcaaagcctatcTTCCAGTGACACATTCCTCAAACAAGGCtacgcctcctaatcctttcacaACAGCtctactaactggggaccaagcattcacacTTGTGAGCCTCAGGCCCCATTCCTATTCAGACCAATCTGTTTCAACTTTGAGTGTCGTTGACACGTTTGCTCAGCCTTGTGTTTCAACTCCACAGACACAGACTTTCTGGTTTAGTTTTTACAAATTGAACCACACAGCATCCCTGAGGTgagaaaaggcaggcaggcaatggGAATTTCAATATCAACCTTATTTGCTTTTAGCCCCAAACTATAAGCAAAGATTCCTCACTCCTTTTGTAAATCTGTGTGGGCCTTTAATTGaacaagaggccaagaacctaGCAACACTGGACACCCCAACCCCACCAACAACACATTCTGCCTTTTCAAGCTCACTGCCATCTCACCTAAAGTCAACACCCTTGGGAAGAATAGCTGTACATAATGGCGTTTTTATTTCACAGAAATCAGAGCGGTTGACTACTCTCTGCAGATCTGCACACATCAGAAAGCTTCCATTACAACCGACAGCAGTGCTTGTACCGACTCTTGCACTCTGCAGGCAGGATGGAGCACCCGTGGGTCTTCTGAGGCCTGCAAATGCCTCCCATTTTCTCACACTGACGGAATTTCGAGTTTCTTTTGCGCCCTGTAAGCAAAGGGGAAAGGAGTGAAGAAACGAAACCGAGCTTCATTAAACCAAAGATGCTATAATTTATTGTGCCTGCCGAGCATGGGTAAAGAGTCCATGAGAGCCATGCTAACGCTCTGATGGCTCAGGTGTGCCCTATGCTGGTAACCATTCTCTCATTAGCAGACTATTCAAGGGGAAATCAGAAGAGGGAGATCATTTGATAATGTATGAAATTCACGCTTCAGTGTCTTTGAAAACAATTGGAGGAGagcccccccccccgtctctctctctctctgtctctctatgtgtcctctgtttctctgtctctgtctctgtctctctctgtctctttgtctctctgtgtgtccttctctgtctctctgtctctttgtctctctgtatccttctctgtctctctgtctctgtctctctgtctctctgtctctctgtctctctgtctctctgtgtgtccttctctgtctttccgtctctgtctctctctctgtctctctctctctgtgtggttgTCTTCATGATAAATGCAGATGTGACCTGTGGTATCTGAGACCCATGTAGCTCTCAGAGCCTGGTGTTTCATTTCCTGGGCCTTCACAAAGCCTAGGGTGCCTGTAGcttagtttcattttcttatgaagatgctaggatcagagaaAGCACCCTGCATGACTGTGTTCCAAGAATGTGAGTCTAATTTACTTCTTTATAAAGCTTTCCTAACGTGCCTTCCTCCTAGACTGTGTGAAACTTTACAAGTGTGCAGCAAATGTCAGGCAGTACCCAGTGAGTGAATGCCAGACGCCGTGTGCTGCTGATGCCTGAGCAATGTGCCTCCcgtgtttggtgtggtgtgtgtggcttCATATCCTGTGATGGCTTCGCACATGAGTGTCAACTCTCCTATGGCCCAGACAGCTAGAATGTATGAAGCCATGGAGAGAGTAGGGCAGGAGCAGAAGAGAACCCAGATCCTGTACAAAGTCAAAGCCCAGGAATTAAAGACAGCCATGAGCAAATGCTGAATGTTGTTTCTACCAAAGCATATGGCTTTTTGAGGTGCTGTGTTGTGATGGGGAGCAAACAACTGGAAATAAGACAGTCTGGTCCTAAATATAACTAAATTACATTGTCACTGTAAACAAGTAGGCttttccagaaggaaaaaaaaaaacaagcatgcAGCTGTAGACATAGGCTTCTATCTATAGCCACCTCCACAACCATATCTATCAACCATGGATGTAGACATCATCTTGCTATCATCTAAAActatcattcatctatctatcttccccttcccttctttaaGCTGTTCAAAAATTCATCTGGATCTCCACTGCCTcaacataaaaaaatattattgtcttatttttttgcCTAAGAACATAGTTATGAGCACAGCCAGTGAATTTTGACTGGCAATGGTacctctggggcctcaagtctttaACTTCTAGTGGCAAAGTCCTTAGATGCTCTTCCCATTTGCTGTGGCCAGTGACAGCCATGGTGGTAGCTGTTCCTTCAGCTGGACTGATACATTACAGTGAGCAGAACATCCCTGTGGCctgagtggattttttttttaaaccccagCAAGGAGGATTCCCTTTATTCTTTTATGATGGCAAGCCTGAGGATGTTGTTTTCTCCATACAAGATCACCAGATAAAATGTAAGACTACCTCATTAAATCTAAATTTTTAGCTGACTAAGAATCCAGCTTGGAGAACAAGCAAGTCTCAAACACTGCATAGGTCATATTCACAGTGAAAAGCAACCCTTGCTTATCTACAGCATCATCAGTAGATTTCTTACCTAAGATGCTTGGGTATTTAAAAGGATCACCTGCAGAATTGAATTCTTTTTACTTGTGAATTTCACCATGTATAACCTAGGTGCTTTGAAGCAAGTTACATCATTTTCTGCATCACAGCTACAAAATACCCACTCTATAACTATTACCGTAAAGGGTGAAGTAGCCATGGCATGGTCGAAGCCTGTTTGGTGGCCATCCTGGTGGATTTTTGGCCCTAGCATTTAGGAGAATGATCCGAATTTGAGTCCAGcttggtctacctagtgagttccaggccactcgCAGTGTGTGAAATTAAAAGTACACCACGGCTGTGAGGTCACATCGATGGGATCATCAGGGAGTTGGCCTTGTTTCATCAGAGTCAAGAATCAGAGAGGGGCACGTGCATGCCTGCCAGGGGTTAGCTTACATCCTCCACCGATACAGTTTAGGATCCAAAGCCCAGGAAGTGCATGAGTCTTCCCTTATCAGTATAAATCATCAAGATACCCCCTGTAGACATACCCAGAGACCCTTCACCAACATGATGTTGAGTCTGTCAAGGTGACAGCACCAGTAGCCAGATACATTACACTCCTTGTAGTCATATCAAGACACTTTATTATTACGTATTCCATTTCATGAATGAAGTTGTTTGCATTACTCCAGGCTACAAACTCAAGTACCATCTCATCCAGGTGGGTTCACAGCTTACCTGATATTGTTGGAGCAAGACACACAAggatgagaaagagaagaaataggaGTTTCATGGTGAGAAATGAGTtcttggggagaagggagggagcatCAGTGTCTGAGGGCAACTTCTCCAATGGGCACTGATGGCAGCAGGTGATCTAGAAGAGTTGGAATGATTCAGTTAGAAGGAAAGCGTATACTCTGCATGCAGATGTTTAATTGGAACTAAAGTGGGACTGGGGATGCCTTACCTATGAGCACATGAGTACAGACCCAAGCTGCCCCCTGTCAAAGAAAGAACCATTTAGCTGAGCATGGCAgtgcacacttgtaattccaatacttgggaagtcagaggcagagggattgtgAGTTGAAGCCAGTCTGTCTGGGTTAtacagtgagtaccaggacagcatGGGCTACATGGTGGAAATAtgtatcaaacacacacacacacacacacacacacacacacacacacgcgcgcgcgcacacatgcacgcacgagcacacacacacacacacatacacacacacacccctacatagGCTTTATAGTAAGTCAGAATTTTCCAAT containing:
- the LOC127668750 gene encoding beta-defensin 33 → MKLLFLLFLILVCLAPTISGRKRNSKFRQCEKMGGICRPQKTHGCSILPAECKSRYKHCCRL